The following proteins are encoded in a genomic region of Ignavibacteriales bacterium:
- a CDS encoding proline--tRNA ligase: protein MRLSKSFVPTLKEVPNDAVVISHILMLRSGMVRMLSAGIYSFLPLGYKVMRKVSEIIREEMNAIGGQEFHLPALNPTEIWEETNRVAAFGDTMFHLKNREYVLAPTHEEIMTFHARNVLKSYKDMPQIWYQIQTKFRNEPRPRSGVIRGRQFLMKDAYSFDTSWEGLDKSYELHDSAYRKIFDLCGLKYFVVGASSGAMGGTGSEEFMVKSVAGEDTVAYCEACGYAANVEVAESRISAIERDADSKTIYEISTPNVHSIDELCEFLKIEETQCAKSRIYIHNDKPVLILMLGNDEVNETKLEKALGGNVRPAHPEELKDISGADAGSIGPVGFSHRDGKPSGRIIADNRLKDANNMFSGANKNDYHIGGIDFKRDVSTVEYADFRTVKSGEGCPRCEKHLEVFPAIELGHIFKLGTKYSEAMGANFLDENGKEHPIIMGSYGIGVERVMACYIEQNHDANGIVWNKLLAPFQVHLLGLNLKKPEIVNTCENIYKDLREQGIEVLFDDRDVTAGFKFNDADLLGMPIQVVVGEKKLKENKCEVKIRKTGERFDVELSKLINKVKELLG, encoded by the coding sequence ATGAGATTATCAAAATCTTTTGTCCCCACCCTAAAAGAAGTTCCAAACGATGCAGTTGTTATAAGCCATATTTTAATGCTTCGTTCTGGAATGGTTAGAATGTTATCAGCGGGCATTTATTCATTCCTTCCACTTGGCTATAAAGTTATGAGAAAAGTAAGTGAAATTATCCGAGAAGAAATGAATGCAATCGGCGGCCAGGAATTTCACTTGCCTGCACTTAATCCAACAGAAATTTGGGAAGAAACAAATCGTGTTGCAGCATTTGGTGATACAATGTTTCATCTGAAAAATCGCGAATATGTCCTTGCACCAACTCACGAAGAGATTATGACTTTTCACGCACGCAATGTTCTTAAGTCTTATAAAGATATGCCGCAAATCTGGTATCAGATACAAACGAAATTTAGAAACGAACCAAGACCAAGAAGTGGAGTGATTCGCGGAAGACAATTTTTAATGAAAGATGCTTACAGTTTTGATACAAGCTGGGAAGGATTAGATAAATCTTACGAACTGCACGATAGCGCATATAGAAAAATATTTGATCTATGCGGATTGAAATATTTTGTAGTCGGCGCATCAAGTGGCGCGATGGGCGGAACAGGATCGGAAGAGTTTATGGTTAAATCTGTTGCCGGCGAAGATACGGTTGCTTATTGTGAAGCTTGCGGCTACGCTGCCAATGTTGAAGTTGCTGAATCAAGAATTAGTGCGATTGAAAGAGATGCTGATAGTAAAACTATTTATGAAATTTCAACACCGAACGTTCATTCTATTGATGAGCTTTGTGAGTTCTTAAAAATAGAAGAAACACAATGTGCAAAATCAAGAATTTATATTCATAACGATAAACCAGTTTTAATTTTAATGCTTGGTAATGATGAAGTTAACGAAACTAAGTTGGAAAAAGCTCTTGGCGGAAATGTTCGTCCTGCTCATCCGGAAGAATTGAAAGATATTTCCGGTGCAGATGCAGGTTCAATTGGTCCTGTTGGATTTTCCCATAGGGATGGCAAGCCAAGTGGAAGAATAATTGCAGATAATCGTTTGAAAGATGCAAACAATATGTTCAGCGGTGCAAATAAAAATGATTATCATATTGGCGGAATTGATTTTAAACGTGATGTTTCAACAGTTGAGTATGCTGATTTTAGAACTGTAAAATCAGGTGAAGGCTGCCCAAGATGTGAAAAGCATCTTGAAGTTTTTCCTGCTATAGAACTTGGACATATTTTTAAACTCGGTACAAAATATTCTGAAGCAATGGGCGCAAATTTTCTTGATGAAAACGGAAAAGAACACCCGATAATTATGGGAAGTTACGGAATTGGTGTTGAGCGTGTAATGGCTTGTTATATTGAACAAAACCACGACGCCAATGGAATTGTTTGGAATAAACTACTCGCACCATTTCAAGTTCACTTGCTTGGTTTGAATTTGAAGAAGCCTGAAATTGTTAATACTTGTGAAAATATTTACAAAGATTTGAGAGAACAAGGAATAGAAGTGTTGTTTGATGATCGTGATGTTACAGCAGGATTTAAATTTAATGATGCTGATTTACTCGGAATGCCGATTCAAGTTGTAGTTGGCGAGAAGAAACTAAAAGAAAATAAATGCGAAGTTAAAATCAGAAAAACCGGCGAGCGTTTTGATGTTGAGCTAAGCAAATTGATTAACAAGGTTAAGGAGTTGTTGGGATAA